A region of the Streptococcus suis genome:
CTGGACCGACGATAACCAGGACTGATTGTCCAGCTTCTAAGCCAGACAAGATTTTCACCAGGTTTGCTTGTTCGCCTTCTTTTGCAGCTTCTTCGTAGGCTAAAATAATCTGATCAAAGCCTGCCAACTGAGCTAGGAAATCCGCTTTTTTCTCAAACAAGCGAACTGCAGGGATCCGATTGCGTTTACTTTGCTCGGCTGCTCCTTGGGCGATTTTTTCTAGCTTCTCTGCTTTTTTGCCTAATTTTTTACCGTCCCATTTGACCACTGACCAGGCCGCTGGAAAGGCCCAGAGGGCTGTCATGCCTAATTCCGTTGCCTTTTGGGCAACAAATTCGAGCTTATCTCCCTTGGGAAAGCCCATAGCAATGGTAACGGAGACAGGTAATTCAACATTGTCTGCCAATTCTTCGATGATTTCAACAGATTGGCTCTGGCTGTCTACTACCCGTGCCAAGCGTTTAATCCCGTCGTCAAAGACTAGGACAATCTGGTCATCTGCCTGCAATCGCATAACAGAAAACATATGCTTGGCTGTGTCCTTATCGCTAATCTGGAACACGCCCTGCGGCGCTCTGCCATTGACAAAATACTGCTGCATCTTAGCCTCCAATCACACCTGAGCGGTCAGCCGTCTTCTTAAAGACGCAGCAATTCCACTCGCCCTGAATCATGTGAGTCTCAAGGAAGAAGCCAGCCGCCTCCGCAGATGCTCGCACCATGTCCCACTTGTCCGCGATGATGCCGCTCATAATTAGGTAGCCCTCGTCCTTGACCAGACGGTAGGCATCCTCGGTCAGATGGATGAGAATATCCGCCAAGATGTTGGCAACGATGACTTCTGCCTCAATGTCAATGCCACGAAGCAAGTCACCTGCCGCGACATGAATATTGCTAGTATTGGCATTGAGATCAATGTTTTCCTGAGCTACACGCACCGCCACTTCATCTAAATCGTAAGCAAAGATTTCCTTAGCCCCAAGAAGAGAGCTAGCGATTGAGAGAACGCCTGAGCCTGTACCGACATCGATGACCGTTTCACCACCACGCAGGACCTGAGAAAGAGCAAAAAGGCTCATCTTAGTGGTCGGGTGGGTTCCCGTACCGAAAGCCATACCTGGATCCAGGCGGATGATTTTCTCACCAGCAGTCGCCTCATAGTCGGTCCAAGACGGTACAATGGTCAAATCGTGGGTAATGCGGGCTGGCTCATAGTATTTCTTCCAGTTGTCCGCCCAGTCTGCCTCTGCCAATTCCTGACTTTCTAAGCTGACCTGACCCGTTTCCAAGCCAAATCCTGGCAAATCCGCCAAGCGAGTCGCCAAGTCTGCCTTAACTTCCTCAATATCTACAGTATCAGGATAGTAAGCCGTAATCGCAATCATATCCGACTGCTCCACCTCGGGATAGAGTTCACCAAAACGGTCCTCCTGCCCCACATAGTCAGCTGAGTCGCTAATGGCCACCCCCTGACTGCCCGTTTCAATCATCAGATTTGAAACTGCCTCTTCTGCATCACGATGCACGTGAATCGTTAATTCTTGCCATGAGTTCATGTTTGTTTCCTTTCATTCTCTCAGACCAAACCTATATTGTCTCTTCTAATTCTTTCAAGGTTCGACCATCTCTATCTTTCCAGTCAGTTCGACCATTTGTATGCATTCCAAGCACAAATCCAGCTGCATAAGAAGGGCTATTAAAAAGTTGATTTTCTTGTAGAAGACCATCAACTATCACCCCGCTATTCTGTAACTCTGCTCGTCGTTCCTTTAAAACAGATGGTATCTTTTGAGAATCAATAGTTTCTATCATACTCCCTTTCAACACAACAAATCCTTCTGTAGTTTGCTTACAAGTCGCCTGAATTTCTGTGTTTGATTTTTTACTTTTTCGTTTCAAATAAAGCAACTGACTCGATGCATCTGTCGTCTCCCTGTCACTAGGCACATTTTGCACCATTGGAACAAATAAACGATACCCCAAAGTTCCAATAATCGTAATGGTATTATCAACGACTTCATCCAATTCTGACTGCTTTTCTTCCGTTACATTTCCTGGATTGGGTTCGTTACCATTTTTCACTATAAAACGCCCCGCCTCCTTGGCAAGCTGAGTAAATTTATTTTCTAGGTAGCTGATTTCTGTTGGACCAAAGGAATTGTTCTGAGTTGTTAGTACAATCACATCATTAAAATAATCCGCATGGTTATCACGTGTATGCTCTTGAATACGGAGCAGCACTCCTTCTCCATTTTTACGAGTCGTAGCCTGCCCTATGTAAGTAATATCTTTTCTCTTTTCATCATCATACCCCAAAAGAAAGTAGATACCACTTTGCTTCATCTCCGAACGTTCTTTCAAATCCCCTAAGTGAATGCGTGGTATTTTGAAAATAACTCCCGTCCAATTGGATAAGGTACATTTGATTTTCCCGGTTACTTCACCATCCATCAAGAACATATTGATATTTTTGCTACGGTTAACCATTGCTCCAACCTCCTAATACCTCGGATATGGGTAAAATTCCCCTTCCGCCAAGTCTGCTCTGCCTTTTTCAAAGGCCTCGCTATCCCAAGCAATCGCAAATTCTTGGGCTTCTGGGTCCGCCAAAAAGTCCATGAGGTCATCTAGGCCTTGGTCTGCGGTGTCCTTGAGAAAGCTTGCAAAATAGGTCAGAAACTCTGCTGAAAAGCCCTTCTTGGCGTCAAATGGCAGAGCGACCAGATAGTCTTCCTCGTCAAAGCGAGACTTGTCCTGGTTGTAGAAAAGGACATACTCCTCCAGGAAAATATCCTCAGAAGACGCATTGCCTTCGTCGTCCACCGTTTCGATCCCAGCCACATTTTGCGCTTCCAAGATAAACGCCAACTCAACAGCATGATTTTTCTTGTCCCAGTTGAGCTCATAATCATAAGTAAAATGTTTGTTCAGTGCCGCCTCCAGCACATCTAAAAAGCCATGTTTTGCCATTCTATTTCCTCTTTTCTATATAGTCTTTTAGTTTACTTTTAGTACTAGGCAACGAGCTGTAGGCTGTACTGAAGTACGGCAAAGCGAGTTAACGACGTAATAAAAGAAAAACTAAATGACGATAAATTCCAATAAATTTATTTCTCGACCGTATTTGACGGAAGCCCGTTTGTCTTTCTCCAAAATGGACTTGGTTAAATCTAGTTGATTTACCGCTGCTAAGGCTACAGCATAGTGAATAACGTCAGCTAATTCTTCTGCCAAACGAGCAGAGCTGTCTTCTTCGCCGTCCATCATCTTGCGGCCTGCACGCTTGTTCAGCAGCTCTGCCACTTCACCAATTTCTTCCACTAATTTCATAAAGAGACTTTGCTCGGGAACTGTCGTCCCATAGTGGTCACGCAAGTATTCTTCCAAAACACTCACCGTCAACTCCGCCATCTTCGTTTCTCTCCAAATCCTAAAATTGTAGTATAATGATTATACCATAAATGTACTGAAAGGAAGTCTATGCCAGCCAATCTCGCTCTTCGTATGCGGCCCAAATCCATTGATGAAGTCATCGGTCAGGAGCACCTAGTCGGTCCTGGAAAGATTATCCGCCGCATGATCGATGCCAATATGCTGTCGTCCATGATTCTCTACGGTCCGCCAGGGATTGGCAAGACCTCAATTGCGTCCGCAATTGCTGGTACGACCAAGTATGCCTTTCGGACCTTTAATGCTACGACCGACAACCAAAAACGCCTGCAGGAAATCGCTGAAGAGGCTAAGTTTTCTGGCGGTCTGGTTCTCCTGCTCGATGAAATCCACCGCCTCAACAAAACCAAGCAGGACTTCCTACTTCCTCTTTTGGAAAATGGCAATATCATCATGATTGGAGCGACGACAGAAAATCCATTTTTCTCTATTTTGCCTGCCATTCGCAGTCGGGTGCAGATTTTTGAATTGCAACCTTTGCAAACCAGCCACATCCGACAGGCTTTAGAACTGGCTCTGACAGACAGCGAACGTGGTTTTGACTTCCCTATCACCATTGAGCCTGAGGCTCTGGACTTTCTAGCAAATGCGACCAATGGTGACCTCCGTGCTGCCTACAATTCGCTGGAACTGGCTGTACTTTCTACCAAGGAAAGCGAGGGCGGACGCCATATCGACTTGGACGCTGTGGAAAATAGCCTGCAAAAGTCCTACATCAGCATGGACAAGAACGGCGATGCCCACTACGACATCCTCTCCGCCCTGCAAAAATCCATTCGAGGTAGCGATGTCAATGCCAGCCTCCACTACGCAGCTCGTTTGATTGAGGCCGAAGACCTACCTAGCCTGGCCCGTCGCTTGACGGTCATTGCCTACGAAGACATCGGCTTGGCCAATCCAGAGGCTCAGATTCATACGGTGACTGCACTTGAAGCGGCCCAGAAAATCGGATTTCCAGAGGCACGGATTTTGATTGCCAACGTGGTCGTTGATTTGGCTCTTTCTCCCAAGTCCAATTCTGCCTATCTGGCTATGGATGCAGCTCTGGCTGATTTGCGGAAAAACGGTCACCTGCCCATCCCAAATCATCTGCGGGACGGTCACTATGCTGGAAGTAAGGAGCTGGGAAATGCTATTGGCTACCAGTATCCGCATGCCTATCCTGAGAAATGGGTGGACCAACAATACCTGCCTGATAAGTTACTAGCTGCGGACTACTTCACCGCCAACAACACCGGAAAATACGAGCGTGCCTTGGGCATGACCCAAGAAAAAATTAAGCAGCTAAAACAAAACAAGAAAAAAAGTTGATACCGTTTTCATTTTTTGCCAATTTTCTCTTGATTTTTTTTTAAAATGTGGTAATATTAAATCATAAATAAGAACTGCTGTGGTATACGAATTCATACCTATGTGTTGACCGACTATTTTTGTATTACTAGGGAGACAAAGATCTTTTGGCAGTATGCAGGCTGGCACACCCAGAAGCAACTAAGTCAGAAACACGTCACCCACCTGCTTCTAGCGTGCGGGATCAATACAATCTTTGAATAACCGGTACCAATACAGCATTTTTATTTTTTACCTTCCTTAGCTCAGCTGGCAGAGCAGCGGACTCTTAATCCGTGGGTCGTAGGTTCGATCCCTACAGGGAGGATATTGGTTGATATGAGGAAAGTCTTGATTTATCAAGGCTTTTTCTCGTTTTTTGAGAGAATTGGTCAAAATTTGGTCAAAGACTGATTTTCTTATATCTTTCTCCAGTATTCAACAGTTCTCTAATTTCTTTATGTCCTTCTTTTTCAATCTCTTGTAATAAATGACCGTAAGTTTCAATCAGTTGTGAAATATCTTTATGACCAAGTATTTTTGATACCACCCAAATATCAATTTTTTCAGCCAACAAGTAACTTCCATAACTATGCCTTCCACTATAAGCTGTCAATTTATAGTCATAACCAATATCTTTTAATAGTCTTTTTAAGTATTTACTTATTGCAGTACTTGTAGGAACTCCATGTAGCCAGTCAAAAAAGACTAAATTCTCAGAATTAATAACACCTTTTTCAGCGAGCATTCTTTCCTGATTATTTTGGAGATGCTTTAAAATTGTTGCCAAATCATTACTCATTGGAACAGATCTAACCGCCCATTTATTTTTCGGAGGATAAAATTTATTTTTATCACCAGAATATCTTCGATAGGTTTTTATTTCCATATTTTCAAAATCAATATCTGGCCAACAAACTGCTGCTCCTTCACCAGGGCGAAATCCCGTTGTAAAATATAAATACAATAAACAAGGTGTTACAGAATTAGATTCAAAAATTCGTTTCTTCAAAGCAATCAATAAATTCTCATAAGCAACTATGCTCCCAATATGCTTATCTTCTGGCTTTTTTCTACTCGTTTCGCCTTCAAATTTAATACCTTCTGTAAAATCAGTAATTAGAGCCCCATCACGTTGAGCCATTAAAATTACTTCTTTGACCACTTTATTAAATCGTCTTACTTGGTCTACTAAAACTCTACTACAATAATCATTGATAAATTGTTGATATTTACTATGTGATATTTTTGTTACTACTACATCATCAAAATATTCTTTTATCACCTTACCTCTTTGAACGTGCTTATCTTTAGAAGATTGTGATAACTTGCTCGGAACAATTATTAACTCATACCATTTTTCCCATAATTCGTACAGAGTTGCTTTTGGAGTAAATACATTACTTAAAAGTAGCTTGCGTTCAACATCAGTAGCCTCATAGCTGGCTTCTTTTTTTGTTTTAAAACCTGAATTACTAGCAATGACTATTCCATTTTTATCAAATACCCTATAATCCCACGTCTTATTTTTTCCTCTTTTTCTATACGATATTGACATTTTTCTCCTTTCTTAATCAAGGAGTTTATCCCTGATAGTATATCATATTTACTTAAACAATAATATTGACGCAAAATTTTCTTCAAAATATTTCCGAGTTTTACTTGCCAAAAATCTATATGGACTGCCTTTACCTGATGGATATAAGACGAATCCATCTTTATTTTGTTCAATATCTATCTCACTTTTAAACCTTGGATTTAACAGAATATCGTTAATCAATGTACTCCGACTAACCGATAATAGTTCTAACACATCATCAACAACCCACCATTTTCCCTCTTCAGTTTTTGAAAGTAACTGTAAATACTCATCTTTATCAACTACTACCAAATTTTCTGGAATAGGAATTGAAACATTAAAAACTTGACTCTGTTTTACATCTCTTCTCTCTAATAACGCTACCATTTATTACTCCTTTCAATTTCCGAACAAAATCCTTTCCTGGAACGCCCGAATTCGCAAACAACTCCGAACTATTTTTCTTCTGCAGTCCCAGGGAACATGTTGTTTATCCGAACTTTTAGCTTTAATAAAAAATAGCAGGCCACGTGACCTGCTTATTATTTTTCATTTTCCTTTCTTATTTTCCAATAACATAACTTAATGTTTTTGCTGTATTTCCGTCAATCACGCGATAGTTAATGACTCCTAATCCCTGTATATTACTTTCAGAAATCAAGATTGAGCCGTCTGTTTTTACATCTTCCACAAACACAACATGTCCGTACTTTGGATCAGAAATCAATTCCCCTGGTCCAAAAGATATTGCAGAATGTTTAGTAGGAACATTTGTCACCACATAACCTGCCTTATGTTTCCAATCAGCACCATTCCCCATATACGGATCAAATGTTATACCAAATTCTCTCGCCCTGTTAAATACAAACCACGTGCACTGCCCATAAGGGTATGATTGAGCTATATATCCTGTTGTATTAATTGGTTTATCCAAAGAATATCCTGATGGCAACTCTAACGTAATTGTTCCAGGATTAACATTTGCTGTACCTATAATCCGATTTACACTTGCAGGTGCAGATGGCGTTCCTCCATGTTCATCAATCCACTTGTCCAAGTCCGCCATAACTTGGGCACGCTTTTTTCCAGAACCTGAAGTATCAGTAAAGTATACACCACCATCAACAGCGACATTCAATGTACCATTAGAGTACTTGATTGCTTTATCATCTTGTATCTTAAAGGTCTCATTTTTATTAGCCTTTAAATTTTGATTCGCAAGACTGACAACTGCTGTTTCATCGTTAAACTGAATTGCATTTTCAGGGTTACTATCAAATGCTCCAAAACCAAACATATTTGCACCTGGTAATGTAGCCACTCCAGCAGTACCAAACGATGATTCCATCATCGCAATTGCTACAATAGCCCTCACATCGACATCAGACGACCTTTCCCATTGTAGTAACAAGCGTCCATTGATTCGGCTTCTATCATAATTTATCCCAGTAGATTCTAAAAATCCATCTAGTTGCTCTGCTTTTATCCCATATCGTTTAACGAATAAATTGTGAGTATAAGGATCACCTGTAGACCAATGAGCTGCATACTCCCCACTCGAAGCACTACCATTTGATAAAATCGTACTCGTTAACGTTAGTAGTAAAAACAAAGAAAAGAGAATAGGGAATCCTGCTACGGTTATTAAGAATACCGCTATTCTTTTTCTATTCTTTTTCATCATTTTTTGAACTTATTCTTGAACCACTGCAAAATCACTTTTTTCTTATGAGCTAATAAAGTCATTAGCAAAATAATCACTCCTAAAACGATAAGGATAACTGACATTTCTTCGCCAGTATTCGGCAAAACTTTCAGTTGACCATCATTCGTTTTTAATGCTACTGTGCCATCAGACTGTTTAACAGCACCAATTTCTTCTGCTCTTTTTACCACCATCCCTGCTTCTGTTTGAACTACTACATTTCCATCTTGTGTACTCACTACTACATGACCAGTATTGGTAACAATTGGTACTTCAATAACCGGATCAGTAATAGGTTTAGCTTGTCCAGTTGAGGATACTCCTGTATTCTCTTCTGCTTTCTTGATTTCTTCTACAACTGGTTCTTCTTTATCACCAGGAGTTTCAGTAATTGGCTCTGTTGGGACACTAGGTTGACTAGGATCTGTGATAATGCCAGAACCGCTATCAGATGGCTGAGTAGGAACAGTTGCATCACCGTCACCTACAATTGTTCCTGAATCATCTATTGGCGTTTCTGAACTTGGTTCACTTGGTTGACTAGGCTCTGTGATAATACCTGAACCACTATCAGATGGCTGAGTAGGAACAGTTGCATCAGTATCACCTACAACTGTACCTGAGTCATCTACAGACGACTCAACAACTGTTTCTGCGGGTCCAACAATAACACTTGATTCCTCTGCTAGAACTGTTGTAGTCGGTAACAACATACTAGACATCATTAATACGTTAATAATTTTTCGTTTATTCATTTACGTTTCCTTTCTGATTTTCGCAGTTTTGATAATGTTTGATTTTCTTTTATTCTATATTCCTTAAACCCTGTAGGTTTTAAACTTCTACTTGATTTTATTTGCCTGCTTTGTTGCAACCGCTTTTTAGTTGATTGATTATATGCCTTTTGTGACGCTAACCTATCTGATTCATTCTTAGATAATTCAGTCTGATAAGCACGCTCTCGCATGGCATATTCCCTAAATCCACTATTAACTCCATCCCTCATTTGACGATGCCCAAGCAAACGTTCTTTGGTCTCTTGATTATGCTTGCGAACCTTATAGCCCAAAGATTGATTTTTCTTATCCTGAGCAATTTGTAAATTCCTTTCACTGGATTCACGCAATTCTTTATGATCTGGATGCTTATAACTACCTTTTAAACCTTCTGCTTGTAAATGTTGTGCTTTGCCTACTAATCTATGTTTTACACTAGACAATCTAGAACCAACATCTCCCAACGTAGACTTGTATAACCCTACAGTATTTGATAGTCCTGGTTGACTTTCTTTTATCTTAGATACGCCT
Encoded here:
- a CDS encoding cell surface protein, with product MLLPTTTVLAEESSVIVGPAETVVESSVDDSGTVVGDTDATVPTQPSDSGSGIITEPSQPSEPSSETPIDDSGTIVGDGDATVPTQPSDSGSGIITDPSQPSVPTEPITETPGDKEEPVVEEIKKAEENTGVSSTGQAKPITDPVIEVPIVTNTGHVVVSTQDGNVVVQTEAGMVVKRAEEIGAVKQSDGTVALKTNDGQLKVLPNTGEEMSVILIVLGVIILLMTLLAHKKKVILQWFKNKFKK
- a CDS encoding nucleotide pyrophosphohydrolase yields the protein MAELTVSVLEEYLRDHYGTTVPEQSLFMKLVEEIGEVAELLNKRAGRKMMDGEEDSSARLAEELADVIHYAVALAAVNQLDLTKSILEKDKRASVKYGREINLLEFIVI
- a CDS encoding 50S ribosomal protein L11 methyltransferase; translation: MNSWQELTIHVHRDAEEAVSNLMIETGSQGVAISDSADYVGQEDRFGELYPEVEQSDMIAITAYYPDTVDIEEVKADLATRLADLPGFGLETGQVSLESQELAEADWADNWKKYYEPARITHDLTIVPSWTDYEATAGEKIIRLDPGMAFGTGTHPTTKMSLFALSQVLRGGETVIDVGTGSGVLSIASSLLGAKEIFAYDLDEVAVRVAQENIDLNANTSNIHVAAGDLLRGIDIEAEVIVANILADILIHLTEDAYRLVKDEGYLIMSGIIADKWDMVRASAEAAGFFLETHMIQGEWNCCVFKKTADRSGVIGG
- a CDS encoding DUF4357 domain-containing protein, encoding MVNRSKNINMFLMDGEVTGKIKCTLSNWTGVIFKIPRIHLGDLKERSEMKQSGIYFLLGYDDEKRKDITYIGQATTRKNGEGVLLRIQEHTRDNHADYFNDVIVLTTQNNSFGPTEISYLENKFTQLAKEAGRFIVKNGNEPNPGNVTEEKQSELDEVVDNTITIIGTLGYRLFVPMVQNVPSDRETTDASSQLLYLKRKSKKSNTEIQATCKQTTEGFVVLKGSMIETIDSQKIPSVLKERRAELQNSGVIVDGLLQENQLFNSPSYAAGFVLGMHTNGRTDWKDRDGRTLKELEETI
- a CDS encoding CHAP domain-containing protein translates to MKKNRKRIAVFLITVAGFPILFSLFLLLTLTSTILSNGSASSGEYAAHWSTGDPYTHNLFVKRYGIKAEQLDGFLESTGINYDRSRINGRLLLQWERSSDVDVRAIVAIAMMESSFGTAGVATLPGANMFGFGAFDSNPENAIQFNDETAVVSLANQNLKANKNETFKIQDDKAIKYSNGTLNVAVDGGVYFTDTSGSGKKRAQVMADLDKWIDEHGGTPSAPASVNRIIGTANVNPGTITLELPSGYSLDKPINTTGYIAQSYPYGQCTWFVFNRAREFGITFDPYMGNGADWKHKAGYVVTNVPTKHSAISFGPGELISDPKYGHVVFVEDVKTDGSILISESNIQGLGVINYRVIDGNTAKTLSYVIGK
- a CDS encoding DUF771 domain-containing protein translates to MVALLERRDVKQSQVFNVSIPIPENLVVVDKDEYLQLLSKTEEGKWWVVDDVLELLSVSRSTLINDILLNPRFKSEIDIEQNKDGFVLYPSGKGSPYRFLASKTRKYFEENFASILLFK
- a CDS encoding 16S rRNA (uracil(1498)-N(3))-methyltransferase — encoded protein: MQQYFVNGRAPQGVFQISDKDTAKHMFSVMRLQADDQIVLVFDDGIKRLARVVDSQSQSVEIIEELADNVELPVSVTIAMGFPKGDKLEFVAQKATELGMTALWAFPAAWSVVKWDGKKLGKKAEKLEKIAQGAAEQSKRNRIPAVRLFEKKADFLAQLAGFDQIILAYEEAAKEGEQANLVKILSGLEAGQSVLVIVGPEGGVSPEEVAAFEGAGAVKTGFGPRILRAETAPLYALSAISYAAELLR
- a CDS encoding DUF3013 domain-containing protein, whose product is MAKHGFLDVLEAALNKHFTYDYELNWDKKNHAVELAFILEAQNVAGIETVDDEGNASSEDIFLEEYVLFYNQDKSRFDEEDYLVALPFDAKKGFSAEFLTYFASFLKDTADQGLDDLMDFLADPEAQEFAIAWDSEAFEKGRADLAEGEFYPYPRY
- a CDS encoding replication-associated recombination protein A, whose product is MPANLALRMRPKSIDEVIGQEHLVGPGKIIRRMIDANMLSSMILYGPPGIGKTSIASAIAGTTKYAFRTFNATTDNQKRLQEIAEEAKFSGGLVLLLDEIHRLNKTKQDFLLPLLENGNIIMIGATTENPFFSILPAIRSRVQIFELQPLQTSHIRQALELALTDSERGFDFPITIEPEALDFLANATNGDLRAAYNSLELAVLSTKESEGGRHIDLDAVENSLQKSYISMDKNGDAHYDILSALQKSIRGSDVNASLHYAARLIEAEDLPSLARRLTVIAYEDIGLANPEAQIHTVTALEAAQKIGFPEARILIANVVVDLALSPKSNSAYLAMDAALADLRKNGHLPIPNHLRDGHYAGSKELGNAIGYQYPHAYPEKWVDQQYLPDKLLAADYFTANNTGKYERALGMTQEKIKQLKQNKKKS
- a CDS encoding site-specific integrase; its protein translation is MSISYRKRGKNKTWDYRVFDKNGIVIASNSGFKTKKEASYEATDVERKLLLSNVFTPKATLYELWEKWYELIIVPSKLSQSSKDKHVQRGKVIKEYFDDVVVTKISHSKYQQFINDYCSRVLVDQVRRFNKVVKEVILMAQRDGALITDFTEGIKFEGETSRKKPEDKHIGSIVAYENLLIALKKRIFESNSVTPCLLYLYFTTGFRPGEGAAVCWPDIDFENMEIKTYRRYSGDKNKFYPPKNKWAVRSVPMSNDLATILKHLQNNQERMLAEKGVINSENLVFFDWLHGVPTSTAISKYLKRLLKDIGYDYKLTAYSGRHSYGSYLLAEKIDIWVVSKILGHKDISQLIETYGHLLQEIEKEGHKEIRELLNTGERYKKISL